Proteins from a single region of Corvus moneduloides isolate bCorMon1 chromosome 19, bCorMon1.pri, whole genome shotgun sequence:
- the CENPX gene encoding centromere protein X isoform X2: MEERDGRTGGFRKDTVDRLLRLHFRDGRTRVNADAQLLVAELLKVFVREAAARAARQAQAEDLKKVDTEQLEKVLPQLLLDF, encoded by the exons ATGGAGGAGCGGGACGGCCGCACCGGCGGCTTCAGGAAG GACACCGTGGACCGGCTTCTCCGCCTCCATTTCCGAGACGGGAGGACCCGAG TTAATGCCGACGCGCAGCTGCTGGTGGCCGAGTTGCTGAAGGTCTTCGTCCGAG AAGCGGCGGCTCGAGCAGCTCGGCAAGCTCAGGCAGAGGACCTGAAGAAGGTGGATactgagcagctggagaaagTGTTGCCACAGCTG CTTCTGGATTTCTAG
- the CENPX gene encoding centromere protein X isoform X1 translates to MEERDGRTGGFRKDTVDRLLRLHFRDGRTRVNADAQLLVAELLKVFVRGQRAGPIPRPSLRAIASRLLPEHLANLRLIPSCFSSAASCTAGVLTQLPGLFRGAGPPPSSQDTSPAPRTRRPR, encoded by the exons ATGGAGGAGCGGGACGGCCGCACCGGCGGCTTCAGGAAG GACACCGTGGACCGGCTTCTCCGCCTCCATTTCCGAGACGGGAGGACCCGAG TTAATGCCGACGCGCAGCTGCTGGTGGCCGAGTTGCTGAAGGTCTTCGTCCGAGGTCAGCGCGCAGGGCCAATCCCCCGCCCCAGCCTTAGGGCGATAGCCTCCCGCCTCCTCCCCGAGCACCTGGCCAACCTTCGACTCATCCCGTCTtgcttcagctctgctgcctcctgcacagCTGGAGTCCTGACGCAGCTTCCCGGACTCTTCCGGGGCGCTGGgccacctccctcctcccaggacaccagcccagccccccGGACGAGACGCCCCAGGTGA